One Corynebacterium uterequi DNA segment encodes these proteins:
- a CDS encoding class I SAM-dependent DNA methyltransferase, protein MMTGELKNRVDRIWNTFWTGGITNPMTVIEQFTYLLFIRQLDATQDGLDQKTALGLTVADDEHIFTPHQQHLRWKNLTTLTDPTEAQHLMATEVFPFLRRLGGDDSGMAQHMRNATFGIDSPTTLNSAMAAINELDFKNKDLLGDLYEYMLSKLSASGTNGQFRTPQHIINLIVELMRPAPGEKIIDPACGTAGFLVNAAQWVRTHHHEQLLHRDTQRAFQRDGFTGYDFDATMVRIAAMNMFMHGFTRPNIAYRDSLGSIPETDRGVFDVVLANPPFAGSVDPTNLDKALLAGEKTKKTELLFLTRFLTLLTVGGRAAVIVPEGVLFGSTKAHKALRKQLVEGQKLDAVIKLPSGVFKPYSGVSTAVLCFTRTDSPGTDEVWFYEVTADGYSLDDKRTPLLAEQLLGPAPIAEGEDAAGSEPVAFDAECHAKNNLPDVVARFRQRATTERERTRTEQSFCVPVSEIAANDYDLSMNRYKEIVVDDAETRDPLEIIAEIEALDEQIAQGLAELKAMLGGAR, encoded by the coding sequence ATGATGACGGGTGAGTTGAAGAACCGGGTAGACAGAATCTGGAACACGTTCTGGACTGGGGGGATCACCAACCCCATGACAGTGATCGAACAATTCACCTACCTGTTGTTCATCCGCCAACTCGACGCCACCCAAGACGGCCTGGACCAAAAAACCGCCCTCGGTCTCACCGTCGCTGACGACGAGCACATCTTCACCCCACACCAGCAGCACCTACGGTGGAAAAACCTCACCACCCTCACCGACCCCACCGAGGCCCAACACCTCATGGCCACCGAGGTCTTTCCCTTCCTGCGCCGCCTCGGCGGGGACGACTCCGGCATGGCGCAACACATGCGCAACGCCACCTTCGGCATCGATAGCCCCACCACACTGAACTCGGCGATGGCCGCGATCAACGAATTGGACTTTAAAAACAAAGACCTCCTCGGCGATCTCTACGAATACATGCTGTCGAAACTGTCCGCCTCGGGCACCAACGGCCAATTCCGCACCCCGCAGCACATCATCAACCTCATCGTCGAACTCATGCGCCCCGCACCCGGTGAGAAGATCATCGACCCGGCCTGCGGCACCGCCGGCTTCCTCGTCAACGCCGCACAGTGGGTACGCACCCACCACCACGAGCAGTTGCTGCACCGAGACACCCAGCGGGCGTTTCAACGCGACGGATTCACCGGCTACGACTTCGACGCAACCATGGTGCGCATCGCCGCGATGAACATGTTCATGCACGGCTTCACCCGCCCGAACATCGCCTACAGAGACTCCCTGGGCAGCATCCCCGAAACCGATCGCGGGGTGTTCGATGTGGTGCTAGCGAACCCGCCGTTCGCGGGCAGCGTGGACCCCACCAACCTCGATAAGGCATTACTGGCGGGGGAGAAGACGAAGAAGACGGAGTTGTTGTTTCTCACCCGTTTCCTCACGCTGCTCACCGTCGGTGGGCGCGCAGCGGTCATCGTGCCGGAAGGGGTGTTGTTCGGCTCCACGAAGGCACACAAGGCCTTACGCAAGCAGTTAGTGGAGGGCCAGAAGCTGGATGCGGTCATCAAGCTACCGTCCGGGGTGTTTAAGCCCTATAGCGGTGTGTCTACCGCGGTGCTGTGTTTTACCCGCACGGACTCCCCGGGCACGGATGAGGTGTGGTTCTATGAGGTGACCGCCGATGGGTACTCGTTGGATGATAAGCGCACCCCGCTGCTCGCCGAGCAGTTACTAGGGCCAGCACCGATTGCTGAAGGCGAGGACGCTGCGGGTAGCGAGCCGGTGGCGTTCGATGCTGAGTGCCACGCGAAGAATAACCTTCCCGACGTGGTGGCGAGGTTCCGCCAGCGTGCGACGACCGAGCGTGAACGCACCCGTACCGAGCAGAGTTTCTGCGTGCCGGTATCAGAGATCGCGGCCAATGATTACGATCTGTCGATGAATCGGTACAAAGAGATCGTGGTTGATGATGCTGAGACGAGAGACCCGTTGGAGATCATCGCCGAGATCGAAGCCCTGGATGAGCAGATCGCCCAGGGCTTAGCCGAGCTGAAGGCCATGCTGGGGGGTGCGCGATGA
- a CDS encoding NupC/NupG family nucleoside CNT transporter translates to MAQLQGLLGIAVIVALIIGLSSSRKNINWRILGVGLALQVGFAVLVLKWEPGFHALVWFSKQLTKLIDFTAEGTAFVFGPLFGDDIGFVFALNVLPVIIFLGAIIGAMYYLRILQWFVEIVGTAINKVMGVSKVEGVWGATVVFLGQSEAPLIIRPWLGKLTRSELYTCMSGGFASVAGSTLIGYSLLGAPLEFLLAASIMNAPGSLLVAKTLMPETEVSTASANVRSVRDEKNKNVIDAIGSGAMDGGRIAVAVACLLIAFVALITMLSAMIGGFGSLIGQDGWSLEGLFGILFSPVAWLIGVPWEEATTVGNFIGQKTILNEFVGFTSFSEHVDTLSEKSILLSSFALAGFANLSSIAIQIGSFGALCPERRSDVASLGMRALFAGFLTNLLNAAIVGVVMF, encoded by the coding sequence ATGGCACAGCTACAAGGACTTCTCGGCATCGCCGTTATTGTCGCCCTCATCATCGGACTATCGTCCTCCCGCAAGAACATCAACTGGCGCATCCTCGGCGTCGGCCTGGCCCTCCAAGTCGGCTTCGCGGTCCTCGTGCTCAAGTGGGAACCCGGCTTTCACGCCCTGGTGTGGTTCTCCAAGCAGCTGACCAAGCTCATCGACTTCACGGCCGAAGGCACCGCGTTCGTCTTCGGTCCGCTGTTCGGCGACGACATCGGCTTCGTCTTCGCCCTCAACGTGCTGCCGGTCATCATCTTCCTCGGCGCCATCATCGGCGCCATGTACTACCTGCGGATTCTCCAGTGGTTCGTGGAGATCGTCGGCACCGCCATCAACAAGGTCATGGGTGTGTCCAAGGTCGAAGGCGTGTGGGGCGCCACCGTCGTCTTCCTCGGCCAGTCCGAAGCGCCGCTGATTATCCGCCCGTGGCTGGGCAAGCTCACCCGCTCTGAGCTCTACACCTGCATGTCCGGCGGCTTCGCCTCCGTGGCCGGCTCCACCCTCATCGGCTACTCGCTGCTCGGCGCTCCCCTAGAGTTCCTCCTCGCCGCGTCCATCATGAACGCCCCGGGCTCCCTGCTCGTCGCCAAGACGCTCATGCCGGAGACCGAGGTGTCCACGGCCTCCGCCAACGTCCGCAGCGTGCGCGACGAAAAGAACAAGAACGTCATCGACGCCATCGGCTCCGGAGCCATGGACGGCGGCCGCATCGCCGTGGCCGTGGCCTGCCTGCTCATCGCCTTCGTGGCGCTCATCACCATGCTGTCGGCCATGATCGGCGGCTTCGGCTCCCTCATCGGCCAGGACGGCTGGTCGCTCGAAGGACTCTTCGGCATCCTGTTCAGCCCCGTCGCCTGGCTCATCGGCGTGCCGTGGGAGGAAGCGACCACGGTCGGTAACTTCATCGGTCAAAAGACGATCCTCAACGAGTTTGTGGGCTTCACCTCGTTCTCCGAGCACGTCGACACCCTCTCCGAGAAGTCCATCCTCCTGTCGTCCTTCGCCCTCGCCGGGTTCGCAAACCTGTCGTCCATCGCCATCCAGATCGGCTCCTTCGGCGCCCTGTGCCCCGAGCGCCGCTCCGACGTCGCCTCCCTCGGCATGCGCGCCCTCTTCGCGGGCTTCCTCACGAACCTGCTCAACGCCGCCATCGTCGGCGTCGTCATGTTCTAG
- a CDS encoding restriction endonuclease subunit S: MSQWPMVKLGEVLAQDDTVVRIDDPSVETFLTVKLHGGGVVRRVIGDGKTPRMSSGYRVKAGQFIFSRIDARNGAFGIVPAYLNGAVVSKDFPVFSVDEDRVDPEYLYFYSVSGLLENAVKVLSSGTTNRQRVKEAALLNLALPLPPIGEQRRIAKVLSLSRRAVSRVESVLENLDSALLHMVRSVSSGSTDLLSLGDLVSIQGGLTPSRDNDEFWGGSVRWFSSKDLKQDFLSDSTEHVTESALERTSLKASSEPGVAISLRGMSLAHTVPMGIIPAGSCINQDLKLLTPKNGIPVEVLFYLIKTKTSELLARVSSSAHGTKKLDLRHLRGLEIPVLADGDIGEVQRRIAAFRSLIQINREKLERTSELQQSLTARAFSGQQ; encoded by the coding sequence ATGAGCCAGTGGCCGATGGTGAAGCTCGGGGAGGTGCTTGCCCAGGACGATACCGTTGTCAGAATTGACGACCCTTCAGTGGAGACCTTCCTGACCGTTAAGCTTCATGGTGGCGGCGTCGTGCGAAGGGTTATCGGTGACGGGAAGACACCTAGGATGTCGTCCGGCTATCGAGTAAAAGCAGGGCAGTTCATTTTCTCCCGCATAGATGCTCGTAACGGCGCCTTTGGTATTGTGCCAGCATATCTTAACGGGGCGGTTGTTTCTAAGGATTTTCCTGTCTTCTCCGTTGATGAAGACAGGGTCGACCCTGAATACCTTTACTTCTATTCCGTTTCGGGTTTGCTTGAAAATGCTGTCAAGGTTCTTAGTTCTGGCACGACTAACCGTCAGCGAGTGAAGGAAGCCGCCCTGCTGAACCTGGCGCTCCCTCTTCCTCCTATAGGGGAGCAACGGCGGATCGCGAAAGTTCTTTCATTGTCCCGCAGGGCGGTTTCGCGAGTTGAGTCCGTCTTGGAAAACCTGGATAGTGCCCTATTGCATATGGTGCGCTCTGTGTCGAGTGGCTCGACAGACTTGCTCTCTTTGGGAGACCTAGTCTCAATTCAGGGTGGACTAACCCCCTCCCGAGACAATGACGAATTCTGGGGAGGTAGTGTACGCTGGTTCAGCTCCAAGGACCTGAAACAAGATTTCCTATCGGATTCTACCGAGCATGTTACTGAGAGTGCCCTCGAAAGAACCTCGCTCAAGGCTTCGTCGGAACCTGGCGTGGCTATCTCGCTCAGAGGGATGTCGTTGGCGCATACAGTGCCAATGGGCATAATCCCTGCCGGTAGCTGTATTAATCAAGATCTGAAGCTACTCACTCCCAAGAATGGGATACCGGTAGAGGTCTTATTCTACTTGATTAAAACTAAAACTAGTGAGCTCCTTGCCCGTGTTAGCTCCTCTGCTCACGGAACGAAAAAGCTTGATCTTCGCCACTTGAGAGGGCTTGAAATTCCAGTACTTGCCGACGGTGATATCGGTGAGGTGCAACGGCGTATAGCTGCATTTAGGTCCCTCATTCAGATTAACAGGGAGAAGCTGGAGAGAACCTCCGAGCTTCAACAATCTCTCACTGCAAGAGCTTTTAGCGGGCAACAGTGA
- a CDS encoding phospho-sugar mutase, with product MNLQDRTRAWIAHDPDPATRDALTALLDEDSPELAEAMNGPLRFGTAGLRGVVGPGESRMNVATVTRATAGLAAWLTERVPEPIVVVGCDARHGSKDFYDAACEVLSAAGCRVLALPPAHPTPLTSFAVRHYNADAGVMVTASHNPAPDNGYKVYLGGRVVGSDDARGVQLIAPADAEISAAIDAAGYADEIARNRANIDEVDPREAYYERAVSLIDTAKRDIPVVFTAMHGVGGEMLGEALRRAGFTHVTPVAEQQQPDADFPTVAFPNPEEDGALDLAIATADQAGASVILALDPDADRCSVAIKQAGEWTQLSGDQVGGLLGEDAARRVDTGTLACSVVSSQLLRAIAQRHGLHFAQTLTGFKWIGRQEGLVYGYEEALGYCSDPAAVRDKDGITACLRVAELAARVGLPELLDEIGHTYGYHVTVPLTLRKQDISQAVEALERFVAEPPTTLGGSEVVEFSDLGQGYEGLPPTPGRVLRTADGARVLIRPSGTEPKLKCYLEVIGTTYDAARERVEALKEELAGYFG from the coding sequence ATGAACCTCCAGGATCGCACCCGCGCCTGGATCGCCCACGACCCGGACCCCGCCACCCGGGACGCCCTCACAGCCCTCCTCGACGAGGATTCGCCGGAACTTGCCGAGGCCATGAACGGGCCGCTGCGTTTCGGCACCGCCGGACTGCGCGGCGTGGTGGGGCCGGGGGAGTCCCGCATGAACGTCGCCACGGTCACCCGGGCTACCGCCGGGCTGGCGGCCTGGCTCACCGAGCGCGTGCCGGAGCCGATCGTCGTCGTCGGGTGCGACGCCCGACACGGCTCGAAGGATTTCTACGACGCCGCGTGTGAGGTCCTTTCCGCCGCCGGGTGCCGGGTACTCGCGCTCCCGCCAGCTCACCCGACGCCGCTGACGTCATTCGCCGTCCGCCACTACAACGCCGACGCTGGCGTCATGGTGACGGCGTCGCACAACCCGGCGCCGGACAATGGCTACAAGGTCTACCTCGGCGGACGGGTCGTCGGCTCCGACGACGCGCGAGGCGTGCAACTGATCGCCCCGGCCGATGCGGAGATCTCCGCCGCCATCGACGCCGCAGGCTACGCCGATGAGATTGCCCGAAACCGCGCGAACATCGACGAGGTAGACCCGCGCGAGGCGTACTACGAGCGCGCGGTGTCCCTCATCGACACCGCTAAGCGGGACATCCCCGTGGTGTTTACTGCCATGCACGGCGTGGGTGGGGAGATGCTCGGCGAGGCGCTGCGACGCGCCGGGTTCACCCACGTCACCCCCGTGGCCGAGCAGCAGCAGCCGGACGCGGACTTCCCCACGGTGGCCTTCCCCAACCCCGAGGAGGACGGCGCGCTGGACCTGGCCATCGCGACGGCGGATCAAGCTGGCGCCTCGGTCATCCTCGCACTCGACCCGGACGCTGACCGCTGCTCCGTGGCCATCAAACAGGCCGGAGAGTGGACCCAACTCAGCGGTGACCAGGTTGGTGGCCTGCTCGGCGAGGATGCGGCGCGGCGTGTTGACACCGGCACGCTCGCGTGCTCGGTGGTGTCCTCCCAGCTGCTGCGGGCCATCGCCCAGCGGCACGGACTGCACTTCGCCCAGACGCTCACCGGTTTCAAGTGGATCGGGCGGCAGGAAGGACTGGTGTACGGCTACGAAGAAGCCTTGGGCTACTGCTCGGACCCGGCCGCGGTGCGGGACAAAGACGGCATCACGGCGTGCCTGCGCGTCGCCGAACTGGCCGCCCGGGTGGGACTGCCGGAGCTGCTCGATGAGATCGGGCACACCTACGGCTACCACGTCACCGTGCCGCTGACCCTGCGCAAGCAGGACATCTCACAGGCCGTGGAGGCATTGGAACGCTTCGTGGCAGAACCACCGACAACGCTCGGCGGCTCTGAGGTGGTGGAGTTCTCCGATCTAGGCCAGGGTTACGAGGGCCTACCGCCCACCCCGGGCCGGGTCCTGCGCACCGCCGACGGGGCGCGCGTGCTCATCCGCCCGTCCGGCACGGAGCCGAAGCTCAAGTGCTACCTGGAGGTCATTGGCACCACCTACGACGCCGCCCGTGAGCGCGTCGAGGCGCTCAAAGAGGAGCTGGCCGGGTACTTCGGCTAG
- the pepN gene encoding aminopeptidase N, whose translation MVYALSEAHAHWRREALSVESYRIELDLRSAPTSSTTFEATSHITFTSTQPEVDVDYLGEAVTGVLVDGQPVEYSFDGSRVFVTVPTGRAITLTIRGASAYSRTGQGLHRFTDPADGRTYLYSHFEPSDARRVFPCFDQPDLKAAVTTVLRVPQGWQALANGAVESRDGDKVRFTPTPPLSTYLVAFAAGEYVATRSQWRDMEIALWCRASMAEHVDDEFLEITARGLDFFHEHFGYPYPWGTYDSILVPEYNLGAMENPGLVTFTEKYLFSSRATRAQRAARANTILHEMSHMWFGDLVTPRWWDDLWLKESFAEFMGADASQHATDYVEAWANFAGVRKNWAYQQDQLPTTHPIAAVIADVDAARQNFDGITYAKGAAVLRQLVHYIGRENFYAGARQYFRDHAFGNATYADLLGALEPYTDADLKAWSDAWLKTSGPDVLRARREGDVLHIAHEGTRPHRLDVGCYAGGELTQRMDVLVEADAAEVTVSLPGGVDAVIVNDTDHAYALTRFDEESLTWLLAHLSEVGDELTRAVVWTSLWNATRDGELSVARFVAAAVKHAPVEPNPSMIAQVLSSALAAAADYTDEEITAVELHEGLLAALRAAEPGSDAQLAITRAAIVSAAGRKDTTWLHGVLSGTVDGLAVDDDVRWAVLAALSAAGADSEELIDAQLAQDDSLTGRASALRARWSVPTKETKKQLWAEVTRPAAWSNAEVEALLAAFNAPGHGSLRESVTSQFAAEVTTWWREHPIEIAQRLVRGLFPDSPLGEQQWEKLHEQMLPPALDRVLKECQDQAQRRRRVRGGPGRLAKPIQILLG comes from the coding sequence ATGGTTTATGCGCTATCTGAAGCCCACGCCCATTGGCGTCGTGAGGCCTTGAGTGTCGAGAGCTACCGCATTGAGCTCGATCTTCGCTCGGCACCTACGTCTTCCACCACCTTCGAGGCCACCAGTCACATCACCTTCACCAGCACGCAGCCGGAAGTGGATGTGGACTACCTGGGCGAGGCCGTCACCGGTGTCTTAGTTGATGGTCAGCCGGTTGAGTACTCTTTCGACGGCTCCCGGGTCTTTGTCACCGTGCCTACCGGTCGGGCGATCACACTGACCATCCGGGGGGCTAGCGCCTACTCCCGCACCGGGCAAGGCCTGCACCGCTTCACCGATCCCGCCGACGGCCGTACCTACCTGTATTCGCACTTCGAGCCGTCGGACGCTCGCCGGGTGTTCCCTTGCTTCGACCAACCTGATCTCAAGGCAGCGGTAACCACCGTGCTGCGGGTGCCTCAGGGCTGGCAGGCGTTGGCCAACGGTGCCGTGGAGTCGCGCGACGGGGACAAGGTTCGCTTCACTCCCACGCCGCCGTTGTCCACCTACCTGGTGGCCTTCGCGGCGGGGGAGTACGTCGCCACGCGGTCGCAGTGGCGCGACATGGAAATCGCGCTGTGGTGCCGGGCGTCCATGGCTGAGCACGTCGATGACGAGTTCCTGGAGATCACCGCGCGAGGCCTGGATTTCTTCCACGAGCATTTCGGCTACCCGTATCCCTGGGGCACGTACGACAGCATCCTGGTGCCCGAGTACAACCTTGGCGCAATGGAAAACCCCGGACTGGTCACCTTCACCGAGAAGTACCTCTTCAGTTCCCGGGCCACGCGCGCGCAGCGGGCGGCACGGGCGAATACCATCCTGCACGAGATGAGCCACATGTGGTTCGGAGACCTGGTTACCCCGCGGTGGTGGGATGACCTGTGGCTGAAGGAGTCCTTCGCAGAGTTCATGGGAGCGGATGCCTCGCAGCACGCGACGGACTACGTGGAAGCCTGGGCGAACTTCGCCGGGGTGCGCAAGAACTGGGCCTACCAGCAGGATCAGCTGCCCACCACGCACCCCATCGCCGCGGTGATCGCGGACGTGGACGCGGCCCGGCAGAACTTCGATGGCATCACGTATGCCAAGGGCGCGGCGGTGCTGCGCCAACTAGTGCACTACATCGGCCGGGAGAATTTCTACGCCGGTGCCCGTCAATACTTCCGGGATCACGCCTTCGGTAATGCCACGTATGCGGATCTTCTCGGCGCGCTCGAGCCCTACACGGATGCTGATCTTAAGGCGTGGTCGGATGCCTGGCTGAAGACCTCCGGGCCGGACGTGCTGCGGGCTCGCCGTGAGGGCGATGTGCTACACATTGCCCACGAGGGGACCCGCCCGCACCGGCTGGATGTTGGCTGCTACGCAGGTGGGGAGCTTACTCAGCGGATGGACGTGCTCGTCGAGGCCGATGCCGCTGAGGTCACTGTCTCGCTGCCTGGGGGCGTGGACGCGGTGATCGTGAATGACACGGACCACGCGTACGCGCTGACGCGCTTTGATGAGGAGTCGCTGACGTGGCTGCTGGCGCACCTAAGCGAGGTCGGGGATGAACTCACCCGGGCGGTGGTGTGGACCAGCCTGTGGAACGCCACCCGGGACGGTGAGTTGTCCGTGGCGCGTTTCGTGGCGGCGGCGGTGAAGCACGCTCCTGTGGAACCGAACCCCTCGATGATCGCACAGGTGCTATCGAGCGCACTCGCGGCCGCGGCGGACTACACCGACGAAGAGATTACTGCCGTTGAACTGCACGAAGGGCTTTTGGCAGCGCTGCGTGCCGCCGAGCCGGGAAGCGACGCGCAGTTGGCTATCACGCGCGCCGCCATCGTCTCCGCCGCGGGACGCAAGGACACGACGTGGCTTCACGGCGTGCTGAGCGGGACCGTCGACGGACTGGCTGTCGATGATGACGTTCGCTGGGCGGTGCTCGCGGCGCTGAGCGCGGCCGGAGCCGACAGCGAGGAGCTTATCGACGCCCAGCTGGCCCAGGATGATTCGCTCACCGGACGGGCCAGCGCGCTGCGCGCGAGGTGGTCGGTGCCCACGAAGGAGACCAAGAAGCAGCTGTGGGCCGAGGTGACCCGTCCGGCTGCCTGGTCGAATGCGGAGGTAGAGGCCCTTTTGGCGGCGTTTAACGCCCCCGGCCACGGGTCGCTGCGTGAGTCTGTGACTTCGCAGTTTGCCGCCGAGGTCACCACGTGGTGGCGCGAGCATCCCATCGAGATCGCCCAGCGATTGGTCCGCGGACTGTTCCCCGATTCCCCGTTGGGTGAGCAACAGTGGGAGAAGCTGCATGAGCAGATGCTTCCTCCCGCGCTGGACAGGGTGCTTAAGGAGTGCCAAGACCAGGCCCAGCGCCGTCGGCGGGTGCGGGGCGGCCCAGGGCGCCTAGCTAAGCCGATTCAGATCTTGTTGGGGTAG
- a CDS encoding cytidine deaminase, whose amino-acid sequence MVIATPPSDAELLAAARRAAGHSYSPYSHFPVGAAIWTGTDVVTGCNVENAAYGEAICAERNAATTMVSGGVTTIDTVAVVGLKASPCYPCGACRQVLREFGCRRVIVEGPTGEPIAHDFVDILPYSFGPEALGE is encoded by the coding sequence ATGGTCATTGCCACCCCACCCAGCGACGCCGAGCTGCTCGCCGCGGCCCGACGCGCCGCCGGACACTCCTACAGCCCCTACAGCCACTTCCCCGTCGGCGCCGCCATCTGGACCGGAACCGACGTCGTCACCGGATGCAACGTCGAAAACGCCGCCTACGGCGAAGCCATTTGCGCCGAACGTAATGCAGCAACGACGATGGTGTCCGGCGGTGTCACCACCATCGATACCGTCGCCGTCGTCGGCCTCAAGGCCTCGCCTTGTTACCCCTGCGGCGCCTGCCGACAGGTCCTGCGCGAGTTCGGCTGCCGGCGGGTCATCGTGGAAGGCCCTACCGGTGAGCCCATCGCCCACGACTTCGTCGACATCCTTCCCTATTCCTTCGGACCCGAAGCCCTCGGAGAGTAA
- the deoC gene encoding deoxyribose-phosphate aldolase: protein MKRAELAQYIDHTLLKPEASDADVAALAAEAAELGTYSICVSPSKLPVEVADGLHVATVCGFPSGAHHSQVKAAEAALSVEHGADEVDMVINVADAVAGKYDAVEADIRAVKQACGEVLLKVILETACLSDEAITQCCLAAERAGADFVKTSTGFHPAGGASVHAIELMHAAVGGRLGVKASGGIRDYDTAVAMINAGATRLGLSATAAILEGAQE, encoded by the coding sequence ATGAAGCGCGCTGAACTCGCCCAGTACATCGACCACACCCTGCTCAAGCCGGAAGCATCCGACGCCGACGTCGCCGCCCTCGCCGCTGAAGCCGCCGAGCTGGGCACCTACTCCATCTGCGTATCCCCCTCCAAGCTGCCCGTTGAGGTGGCAGACGGCCTCCACGTCGCCACCGTGTGCGGCTTCCCCTCCGGCGCCCACCACAGCCAGGTCAAGGCCGCCGAGGCTGCCCTGTCCGTCGAGCACGGCGCCGACGAAGTGGACATGGTCATCAACGTTGCCGATGCCGTCGCCGGTAAGTACGACGCGGTCGAGGCCGACATCCGCGCCGTCAAGCAGGCCTGCGGGGAGGTTCTACTCAAGGTCATCCTGGAGACCGCCTGCCTGTCGGATGAGGCCATCACGCAGTGCTGCCTGGCCGCCGAGCGCGCCGGCGCCGACTTCGTCAAGACCTCCACCGGATTCCACCCGGCGGGCGGCGCCAGCGTCCACGCCATCGAACTCATGCACGCCGCCGTCGGCGGCCGCCTGGGCGTCAAGGCCTCCGGCGGAATCCGGGACTACGACACCGCCGTGGCCATGATTAACGCCGGAGCGACCCGCCTGGGCCTGTCCGCTACCGCCGCGATCCTTGAGGGGGCGCAGGAGTAA
- a CDS encoding thymidine phosphorylase has product MSSPTRIDAVDVIRAKRDGEELSTDYIRWIIDAYTRGAVGDEQFAALNMAIFLNGMNRREIVDWTQAMIDSGERMDFRALGVPTADKHSTGGVGDKLSLPLGPLVASFGVAVPMLSGRGLGHTGGTLDKLEAIPGFTVDIDNERMMSILRDVGVVIASAGAGLAPADKKIYALRDITSTVDCIPLIASSIMSKKIAAGADSLVLDVKVGSGAFMKDLDTARELARTMVDLGNDAGVITSALLTDMSVPLGKKIGNSLEIAETVEVLAGGGPADIVELTCEFARRMLAAAGQPDADVEAALRDGRAMDTWRAMVTAQGGDPDAALPVAPHTHDLVADRDGVVTELDALAIGVGSWRLGAGRARKEDPVQLSAGIELHVGIGDRVQAGQKLMTLHTETEDRFDYALASITPGVVIGDTEVAERSVILDTIDPTR; this is encoded by the coding sequence ATGAGCTCCCCCACCCGCATCGACGCCGTCGATGTCATCCGCGCCAAGCGCGACGGAGAGGAACTATCCACCGACTACATCCGCTGGATCATCGACGCCTACACCCGCGGCGCCGTCGGCGACGAACAGTTCGCCGCCCTCAACATGGCCATCTTCCTCAACGGCATGAACCGCCGGGAGATCGTCGACTGGACCCAGGCCATGATCGACTCCGGTGAGAGGATGGACTTCCGCGCCCTCGGCGTCCCCACCGCGGACAAGCACTCGACCGGCGGGGTAGGAGACAAGCTATCCCTGCCGCTCGGCCCGCTGGTGGCCAGCTTCGGCGTCGCCGTGCCTATGCTCTCCGGACGCGGCCTCGGCCACACCGGCGGCACCCTCGACAAACTCGAAGCCATCCCCGGATTCACCGTAGACATCGACAACGAGCGCATGATGTCGATCCTGCGCGACGTCGGCGTCGTCATTGCCTCCGCCGGCGCCGGCCTCGCCCCGGCGGATAAGAAGATCTACGCGCTGCGCGACATCACCTCCACCGTCGACTGCATCCCGCTCATCGCCAGCTCCATCATGAGCAAGAAGATCGCCGCCGGCGCGGACTCTCTGGTCCTCGACGTCAAGGTTGGCTCGGGTGCCTTCATGAAGGACCTGGACACCGCCCGCGAGCTAGCGCGCACCATGGTTGACCTCGGCAACGACGCCGGTGTCATCACCTCCGCGCTGCTCACCGACATGTCCGTGCCGCTGGGCAAGAAGATCGGCAACTCCCTAGAAATCGCCGAAACCGTCGAGGTGCTCGCCGGCGGCGGCCCGGCTGACATCGTCGAGCTGACCTGTGAGTTTGCCCGGCGCATGCTGGCTGCCGCCGGCCAGCCGGACGCGGACGTCGAGGCCGCCCTGCGCGACGGTCGTGCCATGGACACGTGGCGTGCCATGGTCACCGCCCAGGGTGGCGACCCGGACGCCGCATTGCCCGTGGCCCCGCACACCCACGACCTCGTGGCCGACCGCGACGGCGTCGTCACCGAGCTCGACGCCCTGGCCATCGGCGTCGGCTCCTGGCGCCTCGGCGCCGGGCGGGCCCGGAAGGAGGATCCGGTGCAGCTCAGTGCGGGCATCGAGCTGCACGTTGGCATCGGCGACCGCGTCCAGGCTGGTCAGAAGCTCATGACCCTGCACACCGAAACCGAGGATCGCTTCGACTACGCTCTCGCGTCCATCACCCCGGGCGTCGTCATCGGCGATACCGAGGTCGCTGAGCGTAGCGTCATTCTCGACACCATCGACCCCACCCGCTAA